One Syngnathoides biaculeatus isolate LvHL_M chromosome 4, ASM1980259v1, whole genome shotgun sequence DNA window includes the following coding sequences:
- the cfap251 gene encoding cilia- and flagella-associated protein 251 isoform X1, with amino-acid sequence MAEAQRPKPTQKSDQNDADKQSRSRESQVYTATRETLFAHETTHSRMHALSLDWVSGVNSSLPVYVLQDHSQLVFLYAGAHVAILYNHTTNSQHILQGHCSPISCMCVSEDRRWIATADQNKKSTVILWDSYSGIPVHTLFDCHPDGGVIATGFSGDAKQLVTLGKEREQCVCIWDWTTDSNEPLWLTELSPEYGYQNHIIFNPKNSTQLLSSSESQVLFYSTAQRSLQYVPLKIIKLGDAATLELNASLFPQSTPEFCEILKLAGGPLRPSVFHWRDLRIITPSRAGIIMVWELTQDLASNQRLSRDRVKIISLQEHPITVLTVVDNCIITGDTRGHINFYDENMLLLTWFTQLNLDPIVSISFSKEFAGGYLEDGTVDTKPVLGRNFVVSSSTSTVIHVNVEKGTWRVLLQENCDPLHAVACHPKQPLVVMGNQSGILKVWDYRRKRTVRRTVLEKEKEIQCVTIDPQGRYLAVGFASGAVHFLDVDTLQSDPKECFDYPPDSISHMSFSHDSNYLATADVGKAVTLFRMQPPLWIYLGRYRSHYKPIMDLLFGVHQDSAKPRLFTLGVDRLLVEYDVESSDVGQLVILSSKRLEQSAVPKCMTWYPPLSAEELLVVASDQYKMKLFNSTSKTCRKTLLGPTYGSPVKKIAILPTSADNERGSYYMAYVTDDKVGLQILPLDGNPYKSQAVVCHPTGVSAFAYSHDGLFVFTAGGSDCTVLSWQISYSALEGAAALGGKELTPYYTLLEGGRNGDFYREIEDFFYYCQIHNQGLDSMETRQLSPKIPLTELPSLMRALAFFPTEQEVEDMLNEVKLGQYAETGQYITDINLEELIKLYINHRPAFGISADELATAFEVLGDGVGPTGQPILHRDRMLELLQVRGEAMTEDELADSFTALLGLFEVKEEESPEVDFVKSENVSQEYALESVIPEEISMETFTRHILGLPSSLPSSSSSSSSPSVTLNRGPKASDQRLDNI; translated from the exons ATGGCTGAAGCGCAGCGTCCCAAGCCCACCCAAAAGAGCGACCAGAATGACGCTGACAAACAAAGTCGAAGTAGGGAGTCTCAAGTCTACACTGCCACCAGAGAAACGCTTTTTGCACACGAGACCACGCACAGTAGAATGCATGCATTG TCACTTGATTGGGTCTCTGGGGTGAATTCCTCGCTTCCTGTGTACGTTCTGCAAGACCACAGTCAGCTGGTGTTCCTGTATGCCGGAGCTCACGTCGCGATCCTTTATAACCACACCACCAACTCCCAGCACATTCTCCAG GGTCACTGCTCCCCCATTTCGTGTATGTGTGTCAGCGAAGACCGACGCTGGATCGCGACGGCAGACCAGAACAAGAAAAGCACAGTCATACTGTGGGATTCGTACTCTGG CATTCCCGTTCATACATTGTTCGACTGCCACCCGGATGGGGGAGTCATTGCCACTGGGTTTTCGGGGGACGCTAAACAGCTGGTGACGCTCGGGAAGGAGAGAGAGCAA TGCGTGTGTATCTGGGATTGGACCACCGACTCCAACGAGCCACTGTGGCTCACCGAGCTCAGCCCTGAGTATGGTTATCAA AATCACATCATTTTCAACCCAAAAAATAGCACCCAGTTGCTCAGCAGCAGTGAAAGCCAAGTCTTGTTTTACAGCACG GCACAGAGAAGTTTGCAATATGTTCCCCTCAAGATTATTAAG CTGGGCGACGCGGCCACCTTGGAACTGAACGCATCTCTCTTCCCTCAATCCACACCCGAGTTCTGCGAAATCCTCAAACTGGCCGGCGGGCCTCTGAGACCGTCTGTTTTCCACTGGCGGGATCTCCGAATAATTACCCCGTCGAGGGCGGGCATCATTATGGTCTGGGAGCTCACGCAGGACCTGGCCTCAAACCAAAGGCTGAGCCGAGACCGAGTGAAGATAATCTCGCTGCAGGAGCATCCCATCACCGTACTGACTGTGGTTGACAA CTGCATCATCACCGGGGACACGCGAGGCCACATCAACTTTTACGACGAGAACATGCTGCTCCTGACCTGGTTCACCCAGTTGAACCTGGACCCCATTGTCTCGATTTCCTTTTCTAAGGAGTTTGCAGGAGGATACCTGGAAGACGGCACTGTGGATACCAAGCCAGTACTTGGCCG caattTTGTGGTGTCCTCATCAACCTCCACGGTCATCCATGTGAACGTGGAAAAAGGCACGTGGCGGGTCCTGTTGCAGGAGAACTGCGACCCCCTCCACGCCGTGGCCTGCCATCCCAAACAGCCCCTTGTCGTCATGGGCAACCAGAGCGGTATTTTAAAGGTTTGGGACTACCGGCGGAAGCGGACCGTCCGCAGGACGGTTTTGGAGAAGGAGAAAGAGATCCAGTGTGTCACCATTGACCCACAAG GACGTTACCTGGCGGTGGGTTTTGCTAGTGGAGCCGTTCACTTTCTGGATGTCGACACTTTACAAAGCGATCCCAAGGAGTGTTTCGATTACCCCCCAGACAGCATCAGCCACATGAGTTTTTCACACGACTCCAACTACCTTGCCACAGCA GATGTGGGGAAGGCAGTGACTTTGTTCCGCATGCAGCCACCTCTGTGGATCTACTTGGGCAGGTACCGCTCCCACTATAAGCCCATTATGGACCTCCTGTTTGGGGTGCACCAGGACAGTGCCAAGCCCAGACTGTTCACACTGGGGGTGGACCGTCTATTG GTGGAGTACGACGTGGAGAGCAGTGATGTGGGCCAGTTGGTCATCCTGAGTTCCAAGCGCCTTGAGCAGAGTGCGGTGCCCAAGTGCATGACCTGGTACCCGCCTCTTAGCGCTGAGGAGCTTCTGGTGGTGGCCTCAGACCAATACAAGATGAAGCTTTTCAACAGCACCTCCAAGACGTGCAG AAAGACTCTCCTCGGGCCAACATACGGAAGCCCCGTTAAGAAAATTGCGATTCTACCGACGTCTGCAGACAACGAGAGGGGCTCGTATTACATGGCGTACGTCACGGACGACAAG GTTGGCTTGCAGATCCTGCCTCTGGACGGCAACCCTTACAAGTCCCAAGCGGTCGTCTGCCATCCGACCGGCGTGTCGGCCTTCGCCTACTCCCACGACGGACTCTTTGTTTTCACCGCAGGCGGATCTGACTGCACGGTCCTGTCCTGGCAGATAAGTTACAG TGCCCTGGAGGGAGCGGCAGCTTTGGGAGGAAAAGAGCTGACACCATATTACACTCTTTTAGAGGGAGGCAGGAATGGAGACTTCTACAgg GAAATCGAGGACTTTTTCTATTACTGTCAAATTCACAATCAAGGCCTGGATTCTATGGAGACTCGTCAGTTATCTCCCAAAATCCCTCTGACCGAATTACCTTCCCTGATGCGTGCTTTGGCTTTCTTCCCGACTGAACAAGAG GTTGAAGACATGCTGAACGAGGTGAAGTTGGGCCAGTACGCAGAAACGGGACAGTACATCACAGACATCAACCTGGAAGAGCTGATCAAACTGTACATCAACCACCGGCCTGCTTTTGGCATCTCGGCAGATGAGCTGGCCACAGCCTTTGAGGTCCTGGGCGATGGGGTCGGCCCCACGGGGCAGCCCATTCTGCATCGAGACCGAATGCTGGAACTGCTGCAAGTCCGAG GGGAAGCCATGACAGAGGATGAGCTGGCAGACAGTTTCACTGCACTGTTAGGGCTCTTTGaagtcaaagaagaagaaagtcccGAGGTCGACTTTGTTAAATCTGAAA atgtgagCCAAGAGTACGCTCTGGAGAGTGTGATCCCAGAGGAGATATCCATGGAAACATTTACACGCCACATCCTAGGCCTCCCATCATCattaccatcatcatcatcgtcgtcgtcatcgccATCAGTGACGCTCAACAGAGGACCCAAAGCATCAGATCAACGGCTGGATAACATTtaa
- the LOC133500066 gene encoding zinc finger protein OZF-like, with amino-acid sequence MKMSKKQFCRGTGKKERQWQQPETVSANQIVEVVQQPIILQQELWQTSQVKEEEEGPHLSHVNQEERNPKSQHVKEEEPEHLLVKEEDEDARPLSIKEEKEETDVSKLPLTGVSVECQDKDKPPEWSPLHHRSPRRANCGGPALDHHLAPLSDNDDMGGSLKGEADSEGDDRTWRCSESPTTLAGIKETSQMRPKLFTCSVCGKGFAKKQHMMTHMRTHTGEKPFSCSTCGKTFSQKPHLESHMRTHTGEKPFTCSFCSKTFSQKENMESHMRIHTGEKPYTCSTCGKTFCQKPYLVSHMRTHTGEKPFPCPFCGKTFSRKEHVKSHMKMHTGEKPFSCSLCNKSFSHKSNLVVHMRRHAGDNALRCSVCHQTFSRKEHVESHMTMHTGDKPFRCFECGESYALRANLTAHMQTHD; translated from the exons atgaaaatgtcaaaaaagcaATTTTGTCGAGGGACAGGGAAGAAGGAGCGTCAGTGGCAACAACCCGAAACAGTTTCCGCCAATCAAATTGTTGAAG TTGTCCAGCAACCAATTATTCTTCAGCAGGAGCTTTGGCAGACCTCACAagttaaagaggaagaggaagggcCACACCTTTCCCATGTTAATCAGGAAGAGCGGAATCCGAAGTCCCAGCACGTCAAAGAGGAGGAGCCGGAACACCTCCTGGTgaaagaagaagacgaggatGCACGGCCCCTCTCCATTAAGGAAGAAAAGGAAGAGACTGATGTCAGCAAATTGCCATTGACTGGCGTCTCTGTGGAATGTCAAGACAAAGACAAACCACCTGAGTGGTCACCGCTCCATCATCGCAGTCCAAGGAGAGCCAACTGCGGAGGACCAGCCCTAGACCACCACTTAGCGCCGCTGTCGGACAATGACGACATGGGAGGATCTTTGAAGGGTGAGGCAGACTCTGAAGGTGACGACAGAACGTGGCGCTGCTCTGAAAGTCCAACGACTCTGGCGGGCATCAAGGAAACGTCGCAAATGCGTCCAAAACTTTTtacctgctcagtttgtggtaaaggTTTTGCTAAAAAACAACACATGATGAcacacatgagaacacacacgggagaaaaacccttcAGCTGCTCAACTTGCGGTAAAACCTTCTCTCAAAAGCCACACCTGGAGTCGCATATGAGAACACACACGGGCGAAAAACCCTTCACTTGCTCATTTTGCAGTAAAACATtctcacaaaaagaaaatatggaatCACACATGAGAAtccacacaggagaaaaaccctaCACCTGCTCAACTTGCGGTAAAACATTCTGTCAAAAACCGTATCTGGTATCACACATGAGAACTCACACGGGAGAGAAACCCTTTCCTTGCCCATTCTGTGGTAAAACCTTCTCTCGAAAGGAACATGTGAAATCAcacatgaaaatgcacaccggagaaaaaccctttagtTGCTCATTGTGCAATAAATCCTTCTCTCATAAGTCAAATCTTGTAGTGCACATGAGAAGACACGCAGGAGATAACGCCTTGAGGTGTTCAGTTTGTCATCAAACATTCTCTCGAAAGGAACATGTGGAGTCACACATGACAATGCACACGGGTGATAAACCCTTTCGTTGCTTTGAGTGCGGTGAAAGTTACGCTCTCCGGGCCAATTTGACTGCACACATGCAAACGCACGACTGA
- the cfap251 gene encoding cilia- and flagella-associated protein 251 isoform X2, producing MPELTSRSFITTPPTPSTFSSIPVHTLFDCHPDGGVIATGFSGDAKQLVTLGKEREQCVCIWDWTTDSNEPLWLTELSPEYGYQNHIIFNPKNSTQLLSSSESQVLFYSTAQRSLQYVPLKIIKLGDAATLELNASLFPQSTPEFCEILKLAGGPLRPSVFHWRDLRIITPSRAGIIMVWELTQDLASNQRLSRDRVKIISLQEHPITVLTVVDNCIITGDTRGHINFYDENMLLLTWFTQLNLDPIVSISFSKEFAGGYLEDGTVDTKPVLGRNFVVSSSTSTVIHVNVEKGTWRVLLQENCDPLHAVACHPKQPLVVMGNQSGILKVWDYRRKRTVRRTVLEKEKEIQCVTIDPQGRYLAVGFASGAVHFLDVDTLQSDPKECFDYPPDSISHMSFSHDSNYLATADVGKAVTLFRMQPPLWIYLGRYRSHYKPIMDLLFGVHQDSAKPRLFTLGVDRLLVEYDVESSDVGQLVILSSKRLEQSAVPKCMTWYPPLSAEELLVVASDQYKMKLFNSTSKTCRKTLLGPTYGSPVKKIAILPTSADNERGSYYMAYVTDDKVGLQILPLDGNPYKSQAVVCHPTGVSAFAYSHDGLFVFTAGGSDCTVLSWQISYSALEGAAALGGKELTPYYTLLEGGRNGDFYREIEDFFYYCQIHNQGLDSMETRQLSPKIPLTELPSLMRALAFFPTEQEVEDMLNEVKLGQYAETGQYITDINLEELIKLYINHRPAFGISADELATAFEVLGDGVGPTGQPILHRDRMLELLQVRGEAMTEDELADSFTALLGLFEVKEEESPEVDFVKSENVSQEYALESVIPEEISMETFTRHILGLPSSLPSSSSSSSSPSVTLNRGPKASDQRLDNI from the exons ATGCCGGAGCTCACGTCGCGATCCTTTATAACCACACCACCAACTCCCAGCACATTCTCCAG CATTCCCGTTCATACATTGTTCGACTGCCACCCGGATGGGGGAGTCATTGCCACTGGGTTTTCGGGGGACGCTAAACAGCTGGTGACGCTCGGGAAGGAGAGAGAGCAA TGCGTGTGTATCTGGGATTGGACCACCGACTCCAACGAGCCACTGTGGCTCACCGAGCTCAGCCCTGAGTATGGTTATCAA AATCACATCATTTTCAACCCAAAAAATAGCACCCAGTTGCTCAGCAGCAGTGAAAGCCAAGTCTTGTTTTACAGCACG GCACAGAGAAGTTTGCAATATGTTCCCCTCAAGATTATTAAG CTGGGCGACGCGGCCACCTTGGAACTGAACGCATCTCTCTTCCCTCAATCCACACCCGAGTTCTGCGAAATCCTCAAACTGGCCGGCGGGCCTCTGAGACCGTCTGTTTTCCACTGGCGGGATCTCCGAATAATTACCCCGTCGAGGGCGGGCATCATTATGGTCTGGGAGCTCACGCAGGACCTGGCCTCAAACCAAAGGCTGAGCCGAGACCGAGTGAAGATAATCTCGCTGCAGGAGCATCCCATCACCGTACTGACTGTGGTTGACAA CTGCATCATCACCGGGGACACGCGAGGCCACATCAACTTTTACGACGAGAACATGCTGCTCCTGACCTGGTTCACCCAGTTGAACCTGGACCCCATTGTCTCGATTTCCTTTTCTAAGGAGTTTGCAGGAGGATACCTGGAAGACGGCACTGTGGATACCAAGCCAGTACTTGGCCG caattTTGTGGTGTCCTCATCAACCTCCACGGTCATCCATGTGAACGTGGAAAAAGGCACGTGGCGGGTCCTGTTGCAGGAGAACTGCGACCCCCTCCACGCCGTGGCCTGCCATCCCAAACAGCCCCTTGTCGTCATGGGCAACCAGAGCGGTATTTTAAAGGTTTGGGACTACCGGCGGAAGCGGACCGTCCGCAGGACGGTTTTGGAGAAGGAGAAAGAGATCCAGTGTGTCACCATTGACCCACAAG GACGTTACCTGGCGGTGGGTTTTGCTAGTGGAGCCGTTCACTTTCTGGATGTCGACACTTTACAAAGCGATCCCAAGGAGTGTTTCGATTACCCCCCAGACAGCATCAGCCACATGAGTTTTTCACACGACTCCAACTACCTTGCCACAGCA GATGTGGGGAAGGCAGTGACTTTGTTCCGCATGCAGCCACCTCTGTGGATCTACTTGGGCAGGTACCGCTCCCACTATAAGCCCATTATGGACCTCCTGTTTGGGGTGCACCAGGACAGTGCCAAGCCCAGACTGTTCACACTGGGGGTGGACCGTCTATTG GTGGAGTACGACGTGGAGAGCAGTGATGTGGGCCAGTTGGTCATCCTGAGTTCCAAGCGCCTTGAGCAGAGTGCGGTGCCCAAGTGCATGACCTGGTACCCGCCTCTTAGCGCTGAGGAGCTTCTGGTGGTGGCCTCAGACCAATACAAGATGAAGCTTTTCAACAGCACCTCCAAGACGTGCAG AAAGACTCTCCTCGGGCCAACATACGGAAGCCCCGTTAAGAAAATTGCGATTCTACCGACGTCTGCAGACAACGAGAGGGGCTCGTATTACATGGCGTACGTCACGGACGACAAG GTTGGCTTGCAGATCCTGCCTCTGGACGGCAACCCTTACAAGTCCCAAGCGGTCGTCTGCCATCCGACCGGCGTGTCGGCCTTCGCCTACTCCCACGACGGACTCTTTGTTTTCACCGCAGGCGGATCTGACTGCACGGTCCTGTCCTGGCAGATAAGTTACAG TGCCCTGGAGGGAGCGGCAGCTTTGGGAGGAAAAGAGCTGACACCATATTACACTCTTTTAGAGGGAGGCAGGAATGGAGACTTCTACAgg GAAATCGAGGACTTTTTCTATTACTGTCAAATTCACAATCAAGGCCTGGATTCTATGGAGACTCGTCAGTTATCTCCCAAAATCCCTCTGACCGAATTACCTTCCCTGATGCGTGCTTTGGCTTTCTTCCCGACTGAACAAGAG GTTGAAGACATGCTGAACGAGGTGAAGTTGGGCCAGTACGCAGAAACGGGACAGTACATCACAGACATCAACCTGGAAGAGCTGATCAAACTGTACATCAACCACCGGCCTGCTTTTGGCATCTCGGCAGATGAGCTGGCCACAGCCTTTGAGGTCCTGGGCGATGGGGTCGGCCCCACGGGGCAGCCCATTCTGCATCGAGACCGAATGCTGGAACTGCTGCAAGTCCGAG GGGAAGCCATGACAGAGGATGAGCTGGCAGACAGTTTCACTGCACTGTTAGGGCTCTTTGaagtcaaagaagaagaaagtcccGAGGTCGACTTTGTTAAATCTGAAA atgtgagCCAAGAGTACGCTCTGGAGAGTGTGATCCCAGAGGAGATATCCATGGAAACATTTACACGCCACATCCTAGGCCTCCCATCATCattaccatcatcatcatcgtcgtcgtcatcgccATCAGTGACGCTCAACAGAGGACCCAAAGCATCAGATCAACGGCTGGATAACATTtaa